The DNA sequence GAACATTGTAATTTTTAAGAGGGTTGGGGAACTCATCAATGAAGAAAATGGCATCTCAGCAGCAAATTTGGCGGATACCGTCGTCACCGAACATCTTAATTAAAGTTCATGACCAATCAATAAGTTgttgtttggattaaaaaattatctcattttatttaatttgctaAGAGGCAATAAGGCAAGTTGTCGTTGGGCACGGGTAACCTAGTTGCAGTGCCGATGCCCAACTGTCTGCCCAGTTTGAATTAATAGTTTCAAACTAGATCATTTGTACACTcgtatttatattttagaataatgTTTTTACAGTAATACAAGGAAAACGTGCCTTGCACGTATTCCactcctagtatatatatataatatgcaaatGCTATGTTGAATTTTGGGTATGATAAAGTAAGTTGTTTGATTTAAGTAAATTATTGTAAGTAAGACTAGGTGACATGTGATAATTTAACAAATTAAGAATTTGATATGCATGGCACAATTAAatctatctttaaaaaaaaattacaacttgATATACCACATTGTGCATCATTTCTTGGATAATTAATATTGTTAAAGTAAATTTTAGTTATTAATTTTATACTATGAAGTCACTTGTAATATTATTGTTACCTAATAGTGATAGGGAATAAAGAAGGGGCCCCTTGAGGTCGTTGATATTGTTTACTGTTGTGAAagaatgagttgagataaaaatgttGATACACTTTGACTCTTCTTTCCTTCCAGACTTTTGCCTTGTGGTCCACTTAGCACCAAAAATATGATTTCCTTTATCAGATATTTAATAAGggggcatgcatgcattaaatggtgttaaaaatatatttttctagatTGCCTTCTCTCTCATCAGAGTCAGGACaagcatttttcaatttctggCTGTCTACTCTGTATCAAGGTAGGGTAGAAGTGATAGGTCTTGCGAGACTGTGAAGGCTCCCCACCAATCAATAAATGATCAATGAACAGAATATGTGCCAATTcacagataaaataataaaagacaGAGAAATAAGGTATTATTTTCTACCCCTAtgtaaatattgaaatattagcCGCGTTCACTCTGCCGACAACGGGATAGTCACCGGTTACAATGCCAACTACCAACACCTTAttgaatttgtgatttttttaatttaatgaataagaaagtaattttttaataaatttatgattttatttatatttttaaaaatatttaaaatggttaaaaaaatgtttgagaattttttttttttttaaccggaTTCTAATCCTCGGAGAAAAGtgtttaacaatattttaacacaATGCGACTCTGTACTCGGTGGAGACACAATGAAAGCAAAAAAGACAATGACTGAACATTGGAAGATGGTTGGGGAACTCATCAACGAAGAAAATGGTTTCTCAGCAGCAAATTTGGCGGATACCGTCATCAACAAACATCTTAATTAAAGTTCATGACCAATCAATAAGATgttgtttggattaaaaaattatctcatttcatttaatttatttattacaattctcttaacttttcaaataaaataaataattcattttttgaaattataaataaaaataatattataataatactttattcaatttttaattctctTAATCTTTAATTTATCTGAGCaaacatttaaacaaaaattaagttAAACATTGACTTGAAAAAAACGTGATTTTAATAAATGattcagaaaaaaaattaccaacCAAGCTAAAGTCATCTTGGTACAGTTAAGAGaattgctaaaaaaataaaaaataaaaaataaatcaaatacattTAACCTAAATATCAAAGACCAGAGAAAGTCATGCCAACTAACAGacaaatgcaaaacaaaagtagaaaagcaggaaaaaaaaaaaaaaaaaaaaaaaaagagagagagaagaagaagaagtagaagaagaagaagaggaaaagcaGGAAAAGAAGATAGTGTTGTCTGGTTAAAGAGATTGGCAATAATGTTGATGAGTTGGTCTTGAATTATTGAGATTTCTCCTTCCAATTTTTAAAGATTCCATTCATATAAAATTTCCAAGAGAATTCCTCGTTACATCATTTCCTCCAGTACTATTACTTGTCTTTGGATAAAGTATAGGCTGTACTGTAGCTATAATATtgccaatcttttttttttttttaattagttccgaattaaagaagaaagccaccttaaaaggaaaagagggaGAGGATCATAGTGATATAAAATGAGACAAAATTTACCATAGCATCTGCACATTATTTTATGAGTGTGTACTGCTGCCTATCTTTTATGATCATATCGATCAGTCTAGAAATGAAtccaaattaaatttttttaactattcttTGACTGCACAGATCGATTCAGTAATtatctattaaataataattattattattattatttatgcaTCCATTATCTACAGCTCATCATGTATTTCAATTTTCCTAATTCTTGTCTCCTCAATATGATAGCTGCTCATTTCTTTCATCCAAGAAAACATGATATGGCTGAAGTTGGACTAGCATTGCTCTTTTCCTCCCTTAATTGGAGCGTTAATAGACAAAATGGCATGTCACAAGGTCATTCACAGAAAGAAAATTTGGTTGGTTGGATTcccatctctctcattttcaaaaGCAATGTGGTAGCCAGTAGGCCATCTCATAAGTGTCAGGACACgcatttttcaactttcttgTTGGCTACTCTGCATCGAGACAGGGTACCGTAGAATTGATGAGTCTTGTGAAAGAGTAATGATCTACACATAATATATTTTCACAATATActtcataatatataaaattataaaatgaagatgtttttataaattaatattacttttataaggtattttataaaaatacccttCATTTAAcacattattgtaaaaaatattgtgtctaaatcatttctcttttattatagTAAGAATTTTCTTGCAACCTGAGATTGCTTTGCTGTCTGCAAAAACCTTCcttcatttcccttgatttcttTCATTCCGAAGAAGAAAAGCATGGTTAATCAGGTGGGTTTGGCATTTCTCTCTGCTTCACTCGGCATGTTGTTTCAAAGAATGACATCTCCTGAGGTGCTTCTCTTCATAAAGGGAAGAAAACCAACCAAAGTGCTCTTATGGAAATTGAAGAATGCAATGCTGTCTGTGAAGGCTGTGCTTGAAGacgcggaggaaaagcaacttaTGGATTCGGTTGTGAAAGTCTGGGTTGATGAGTTGAAGGATGTTATCTACGACGCGGAGGACATCTTGGATGAGATTGCTACTGAAGACCTGCAAAGAAAGCTGCAGGACGCTGAATCTCCTACCTTGGTACGAAATTTACGAAACTCCTTCTCTGCTTTGCTTGAGCCTTTTTTCAAAAAggtagataaaaaagttgaagagcTACTTGATAGACTTGAAGATCTAACAAAGCAAAAGGATTGTATGGGTCTACGTGAAGGAGTAGGAGTTGGAGGAAAACAATATCCAGAAAGGCTGTCCACTTCTTACGTCTCACAGTCCGACACTTTCGGTAGGAATGAGGACAAGGAAAAAGTAATTGACTTATTGCTCTTGTCTGATGCGAGTGGCAATGAAAGGTGTGTGATTGCCATCGTTGGCATGGGGGGAATCGGCAAGACTACCCTTGCTCAACTGGCATACAACGACAGTCGGGTGGAGAAAGCTGAGTTCAACCTTAAAATATGGTTTTGTGTTTCAGAAGAATTTGTTGTGCCCAATGTAATGAAATCAATTATAGATCAGTCTGCAACTTCGTCAGCTCCTTCTACTGAGGATCCAGAGCAGCTTCAAGTTACACTACAGAAGAATTTGACAGGGAAGAAATTTCTCCTTGTTTTGGATGATGTTTGGAGTGAGAAACCCTGTCATCAGGAATTCTTAAGCCAACTCTTGCACTATGGGACTCGAGAAAGTAAGATCCTTATCACCACAAGGAATGAAAGCGTTGCATTGGCCATGAAGGCAACGGCAACTCATCATCTAAAGTTTTTACCAAATGATGATTGCTGGTCCCTTTTTGAAAAACATGCATTTCGTGATGGTAGCTCCAATGCAGATCCAGAGATTAAAGATACAGGTAGACAAATTGTGAAAAAGTGCAAAGGTCTACCTTTAGCAATCAAAGCCATTGGCGATCTCTTGTGGTTTGAATCAAATGTCGAGAGATGGACGAATATATTGAAGAGCAATTTATGGGATCTTCACATGAAGGGGACAGACATTCTTCCGGCTTTGAGGTTAAGTTATAAGTATCTCCCctcatatttgaaaaaatgcTTTGCTTATTGTTCGATATTTCCAaaagattataattttaaaaaagatcaaTTAGTTTTATTATGGATGGCGGAAGGTTTCTTGCAACAATCTGAAATAGAAACTATGGAAGAAGTTGGTAATCGTTACTTCGATGCTCTTGTATCAAGATCATTATTTCAACAATCACTTGAAACTCATGAGTCAGGTTTTGTAATGCATGATCTTGTCCACGACTTGGCAAATTTTGTGACTGGGCAATTTGGTTTTACGCGGTTGGAGGGTGataattcaaaagaaattggGAAGATGACTCGCTATTTATCGTATTTCCATAGAAGTTCGGATAACTTTGATAAGAATATTGAAGAGGATCTTGACAAGGCCAAGCAGTTGCGCACTTGCCTAGCATTAGATTATGAAGGAGGGAGTGAAATCAAAATGCCAAGGGCACGGTGCTTATCCGGGTTCAAGTTGTCTAATTCAATTAGCAAAATGAAACATCTACGTTATTTGGATTTTTCTAATTGCAAGGATATTAAGAGATTGCCCGACTCCATATGTATGTTGTGCAATTTGCAAACGTTGAAGTTATTGAAATGTTGGAAGTTAGAAAGATTGCCAAGAGATATGTGGAAACTCATTAAGTTACGTCATCTTGAACTTGATGAAACTATCAAATTACAGGAGATGCCGATACAAATGGATAGACTTAAATGTCTCCAGACGTTATCCAAATTCATCGTCAGCGAACGTGACAATGGGTCTAGCAATATTGGAGAATTGGGAAAACTAATAAATCTTCGGGGAAATCTTTTAATTCAAAAGCTCCAAAATGTTAGATCAGCCAATGATGCTTTGAATGCAAATTTGAAGGATAAGCGTTACCTCGAAGAGTTGGTGTTAAAATGGAATCCTCCAGAAGAAGTACTTGGTATTTCAGAAAGTCAAAGAGGTGTGATTGAAAATCTGCAATGTCATGCAAATTTGAAAAGTCTCACCATCAACTGCTACAACGGTAGAGGTTTTCCTGATTGGATAGGACTGTTGCTTCCTTCATTGTCTAAGTTGGAATTACTTGATTGCAAATATTGTAATGCCTTGCCACCCCTTGGGCAGCTACCTTCTCTTAATGAACTCTACATTGTTGGGATGGATGGAGTTGTTACTGTGGATCCAgagttttatataaatagttgtTCTTTTCGGAATCCATTTGGAAGATTGAAACTTCTATGGTTGAAGAATATGCCGAATTGGGAAGATTGGTTTCATTTGAATGTCCAAAATGAAGTCAAAACTTATTCTCAACTCGAAGAGTTGTATATTGAGAATTGCCCCAAGCTGAGGGGAAGGTTGCCTGTACATCTTCCTTCGTTAAAAATACTTAGGATTTATGAATGTCGACATCTAGAGGCTTCGCTCTCCATAGAATCTTTCCCAGTACTTATCCGTAAGGGAATAACCGAGTGTGATAATTTGGAATCATTTGCATTTCCTGAACAACATAAACATGATGGAATAGTGAACTTTAATAATTGTCTTCAAGAACTACGAATCTATAGGTGTTCCTCGCTCATGTCCTTTCTCAAGGAAGGTTTACTCTCTCCATTGAAAGTACTTGAGATCGATGATTGTGATTCTCTTGTGTCCTTTCCATTAGACCTATTTCCAAATTTGAAGAGTATTCAAATCAAGaggtgtgagaatttgaaatctCTAGAACAACACGATGGAGTTGATTTAGCGATATCAAATATAGAAATTCATGGATGTCCTAATTTTGTATCTTTTCCAAAAGGAGGATTGCTTGCCCATAACCTTGTAAGCTTTATTGTCAAAAACTGTGAGAGCTTGAGGTCAATGCCGGATGAGATGCACCGATTCCTTCCGT is a window from the Carya illinoinensis cultivar Pawnee chromosome 14, C.illinoinensisPawnee_v1, whole genome shotgun sequence genome containing:
- the LOC122294552 gene encoding putative disease resistance RPP13-like protein 1; translation: MVNQVGLAFLSASLGMLFQRMTSPEVLLFIKGRKPTKVLLWKLKNAMLSVKAVLEDAEEKQLMDSVVKVWVDELKDVIYDAEDILDEIATEDLQRKLQDAESPTLVRNLRNSFSALLEPFFKKVDKKVEELLDRLEDLTKQKDCMGLREGVGVGGKQYPERLSTSYVSQSDTFGRNEDKEKVIDLLLLSDASGNERCVIAIVGMGGIGKTTLAQLAYNDSRVEKAEFNLKIWFCVSEEFVVPNVMKSIIDQSATSSAPSTEDPEQLQVTLQKNLTGKKFLLVLDDVWSEKPCHQEFLSQLLHYGTRESKILITTRNESVALAMKATATHHLKFLPNDDCWSLFEKHAFRDGSSNADPEIKDTGRQIVKKCKGLPLAIKAIGDLLWFESNVERWTNILKSNLWDLHMKGTDILPALRLSYKYLPSYLKKCFAYCSIFPKDYNFKKDQLVLLWMAEGFLQQSEIETMEEVGNRYFDALVSRSLFQQSLETHESGFVMHDLVHDLANFVTGQFGFTRLEGDNSKEIGKMTRYLSYFHRSSDNFDKNIEEDLDKAKQLRTCLALDYEGGSEIKMPRARCLSGFKLSNSISKMKHLRYLDFSNCKDIKRLPDSICMLCNLQTLKLLKCWKLERLPRDMWKLIKLRHLELDETIKLQEMPIQMDRLKCLQTLSKFIVSERDNGSSNIGELGKLINLRGNLLIQKLQNVRSANDALNANLKDKRYLEELVLKWNPPEEVLGISESQRGVIENLQCHANLKSLTINCYNGRGFPDWIGLLLPSLSKLELLDCKYCNALPPLGQLPSLNELYIVGMDGVVTVDPEFYINSCSFRNPFGRLKLLWLKNMPNWEDWFHLNVQNEVKTYSQLEELYIENCPKLRGRLPVHLPSLKILRIYECRHLEASLSIESFPVLIRKGITECDNLESFAFPEQHKHDGIVNFNNCLQELRIYRCSSLMSFLKEGLLSPLKVLEIDDCDSLVSFPLDLFPNLKSIQIKRCENLKSLEQHDGVDLAISNIEIHGCPNFVSFPKGGLLAHNLVSFIVKNCESLRSMPDEMHRFLPSLCYLELVNCSEVESFPKGGLPSNLKQIVIKRCKKLIANMNGWDLKILSSLKWLEIIWDVKLEDHVEFFPGGLSLPTTLTNLKISSFGNLKSLDEGFQKLTSLVQLEIGECPKLKYMPNGGFPTSLSFVQAWKCPLLNEELKRKEGREWQKVDRVSNILIDLEHIKGDELPACKSPYDQFGSMDTESSHMVPDQYDPVPPDNSIVKLADDILSLIGTTNIC